One Deinococcus grandis DNA window includes the following coding sequences:
- the truD gene encoding tRNA pseudouridine(13) synthase TruD, with translation MSLVFDWSALRALTDGPGTGGVLRREPSDFRVEELPAYPLSGEGDFVFVQLEKTGHTTAHVLRELSAQLGVRDRDVGVAGLKDRHAVTSQWISLPVKFEERLAAFSMDGVRVLDTQRHGNKLAMGHLSGNRFRVRVRDAAGRADEAAGTLAELVARGVPNYFGPQRFGLGGVNAEEGLRVVRGESRVRDPRVRRFLTSALQSVVFNAFVSRRLDRGVFDALLAGDMAKKHDTGGVFSVQDAAAETPRAQRGEVSATGTLFGRKVKPLTLDAGDLERAVLDELGLTPEMFGSRKGDRRLTRVFPQDAQVTPEEDGFTLSFTLPKGSFATSVLREVMKTSVDAAAPELDGTGDEEAAE, from the coding sequence GTGAGTCTGGTGTTTGACTGGTCGGCGCTGCGTGCCCTCACGGACGGGCCGGGTACCGGTGGCGTCCTGAGGCGTGAGCCGTCGGATTTCCGCGTGGAGGAACTCCCCGCCTACCCCCTGAGTGGCGAGGGGGATTTCGTGTTCGTGCAGCTGGAGAAGACCGGCCACACGACCGCGCACGTGCTGCGGGAGCTGAGCGCCCAGCTGGGCGTGCGCGACCGGGACGTGGGCGTGGCAGGTCTGAAGGATAGGCACGCGGTCACCTCGCAGTGGATCAGCCTGCCCGTCAAGTTCGAGGAGCGGCTCGCGGCGTTCAGCATGGACGGCGTGCGCGTGCTGGACACGCAGCGGCACGGGAACAAGCTGGCGATGGGGCACCTGAGCGGCAATCGCTTCCGGGTGCGGGTACGGGACGCGGCGGGCCGGGCCGACGAGGCCGCCGGGACGCTGGCAGAGCTGGTCGCGCGGGGCGTGCCGAACTACTTCGGGCCGCAGCGCTTCGGGCTGGGCGGCGTCAACGCCGAGGAGGGCCTGCGCGTCGTGCGCGGCGAGTCGCGCGTCCGGGACCCGCGGGTGCGGCGCTTCCTGACGAGCGCCCTGCAGAGCGTGGTGTTCAACGCCTTCGTCAGCCGCCGCCTGGACCGGGGCGTGTTCGACGCGCTGCTGGCCGGGGACATGGCGAAGAAGCACGACACGGGCGGCGTGTTCAGCGTGCAGGACGCCGCCGCCGAGACGCCGCGTGCCCAGCGGGGCGAGGTGAGTGCCACCGGCACGCTGTTCGGCCGGAAGGTCAAACCGCTGACGCTGGACGCCGGTGACCTGGAACGCGCGGTGCTGGACGAACTGGGCCTGACGCCCGAGATGTTCGGCAGTCGCAAGGGGGACCGCCGCCTGACCCGGGTGTTCCCGCAGGACGCGCAGGTGACGCCCGAGGAGGACGGCTTCACGCTGTCGTTCACGCTGCCCAAGGGCAGTTTCGCCACGAGTGTGCTGCGCGAGGTCATGAAGACCAGCGTGGACGCCGCCGCGCCTGAACTGGACGGCACGGGCGATGAGGAGGCAGCGGAATGA
- a CDS encoding AlbA family DNA-binding domain-containing protein, with translation MTLDATDAISPLGVLPPPGPTCIHLPLDVTPEGLARHAVGLANARGGTVLVGVDAVSGSARDAGELHPLMITHAIFELSGGRLTVNVQHHRLPGGARVLAVFVPHAPYVLAAPDGSVITWDGAHLVPVTPGESEPVADQDFTATVPPDASLADLDPAEVARLRGLGRRASAANLPDLDFLRELGLLIPSGGALRPTLAAILLAGTPAALRAHVPQSEVCFYHHQTTDVEFQFREDLLRPIPALLTRLAELIQARNRFTPVQVGLFRIEVWDQDEVVYREALLNALTHRDYTLRDAVHVHHFPDRLEIMNPGGLPGGITPGNILRHQPKRRNPLLAESLARLGLVERAGVGVDKMYSLMLRHGKEPPEYTTYPDSVTLALHSPGFDAEFVRFVARKQEDMQTLSLDVLIVLSLLAREGEATRAALARALQLPEDRTPRLLRGMEEHGLIRRAGVGRGIAYVLSDEVRGALGRPALPVIEAAPPALAATAAVVAPVAVPATPVPAPEPVQPAAPKVARAPRRPSDSSGPNTAEVRAIALALAREHGRVRNVDLRGACGITTQQAWRTLRRLVQDGLLRKLGTGTRDAAYELLS, from the coding sequence GTGACGCTGGACGCGACCGACGCCATCTCGCCGCTGGGGGTGCTGCCCCCGCCGGGCCCCACCTGCATTCACCTGCCGCTGGACGTGACGCCCGAGGGGCTGGCGCGGCACGCGGTGGGCCTCGCGAACGCGCGGGGCGGGACGGTGCTGGTCGGTGTGGACGCCGTGTCCGGCAGCGCGCGGGACGCGGGGGAGTTGCATCCGCTGATGATCACGCACGCGATCTTCGAACTGTCCGGCGGGCGGTTGACGGTGAACGTGCAGCATCACCGCCTGCCGGGCGGGGCGCGGGTGCTGGCGGTGTTCGTGCCGCACGCGCCGTACGTGCTGGCCGCGCCGGACGGCTCGGTGATCACCTGGGACGGCGCGCATCTCGTGCCGGTCACGCCGGGCGAGTCGGAACCGGTCGCGGATCAGGATTTCACGGCGACCGTCCCGCCGGACGCGTCCCTGGCGGACCTGGACCCGGCGGAGGTCGCGCGGCTGCGCGGGCTGGGCCGCCGGGCGAGCGCGGCGAACCTCCCGGACCTGGATTTCCTGCGGGAACTGGGCCTGCTGATTCCCAGTGGCGGGGCGCTGCGGCCCACGCTGGCGGCGATCCTGCTTGCGGGCACCCCGGCGGCGCTGCGGGCGCACGTGCCGCAGTCGGAGGTGTGTTTCTACCACCACCAGACGACCGACGTGGAGTTCCAGTTCCGGGAGGACCTGCTGCGGCCCATTCCGGCGCTGCTGACGCGACTGGCGGAACTGATCCAGGCCCGGAACCGCTTCACGCCGGTTCAGGTGGGCCTGTTCCGCATCGAGGTGTGGGATCAGGACGAGGTCGTGTACCGCGAGGCCCTCCTGAACGCCCTGACGCACCGGGATTACACGCTGCGGGACGCGGTACACGTGCATCACTTCCCGGACCGCCTGGAGATCATGAACCCGGGTGGGCTGCCGGGTGGGATCACGCCGGGGAACATCCTGCGGCATCAGCCCAAGCGCCGCAATCCGCTGCTGGCGGAGTCCCTGGCGCGCCTGGGGCTGGTCGAGCGGGCCGGGGTGGGCGTGGACAAGATGTACTCCCTGATGCTGCGGCACGGGAAGGAACCGCCGGAGTACACCACGTACCCGGATTCGGTGACTCTGGCGCTGCACTCGCCGGGGTTCGACGCGGAGTTCGTGCGCTTCGTGGCGCGCAAGCAGGAGGACATGCAGACGCTCTCGCTGGACGTCCTGATCGTCCTGAGCCTGCTGGCGCGCGAGGGTGAGGCGACCCGCGCGGCGCTGGCCCGCGCGTTGCAACTCCCGGAGGACCGCACGCCACGCCTGCTGCGCGGCATGGAGGAGCACGGCCTGATCCGCCGCGCCGGGGTGGGCCGCGGCATCGCGTACGTCCTGAGTGACGAGGTGCGGGGCGCGCTGGGCCGCCCGGCGCTGCCTGTCATCGAGGCTGCGCCGCCCGCGCTGGCCGCCACTGCTGCCGTGGTCGCCCCTGTGGCGGTCCCGGCGACGCCCGTGCCTGCGCCGGAACCCGTTCAGCCTGCCGCGCCGAAGGTCGCGCGGGCTCCGCGCCGCCCATCTGACAGCAGTGGCCCGAACACGGCCGAGGTCCGCGCGATCGCACTGGCCCTGGCGCGCGAACACGGCCGGGTGCGGAACGTGGACCTGCGCGGGGCGTGCGGCATCACCACGCAGCAGGCGTGGCGGACCCTGCGGCGACTGGTGCAGGACGGCCTGCTGCGCAAGCTGGGGACCGGAACGCGCGACGCGGCGTACGAACTGCTCAGCTGA
- a CDS encoding DUF3293 domain-containing protein — translation MPDTPDLRAAFLGSTYGRAGARLRLCHAAPGVLPDWSAPGGCWAIVTAWNPAGRMADAGLNARRQAELAGEVGRWSPLPGWNGEGRWREDTLILRGVPLREAARLGRRFGQAAVVWGVGGRAALVWLDDRTAPTGLRIERLCIERLWLRRADSPGADSPGPADCGYTAGL, via the coding sequence ATGCCGGACACGCCGGACCTGCGGGCCGCGTTCCTGGGCAGCACGTACGGGCGGGCCGGGGCGCGCCTGCGGCTCTGTCACGCCGCGCCGGGCGTCCTGCCGGACTGGAGCGCGCCGGGGGGATGCTGGGCGATCGTGACCGCGTGGAACCCGGCGGGCCGGATGGCGGACGCGGGCCTGAACGCGCGGCGGCAGGCTGAACTGGCCGGGGAGGTCGGGCGGTGGTCTCCCCTGCCCGGCTGGAACGGGGAGGGCAGGTGGCGTGAGGACACGCTGATCCTGCGCGGGGTGCCGCTGCGCGAGGCGGCGCGGCTGGGGCGCCGGTTCGGGCAGGCGGCGGTCGTGTGGGGCGTGGGCGGGCGGGCGGCGCTGGTGTGGCTGGACGACCGTACCGCACCCACAGGGCTGCGGATCGAGCGGCTGTGCATCGAGAGGCTGTGGCTGCGCCGGGCCGATTCGCCCGGAGCGGATTCACCCGGTCCAGCGGATTGTGGCTATACTGCCGGATTGTGA